Proteins encoded within one genomic window of Hevea brasiliensis isolate MT/VB/25A 57/8 chromosome 8, ASM3005281v1, whole genome shotgun sequence:
- the LOC110651835 gene encoding uncharacterized protein LOC110651835 yields MANGNYSSPYSQPPLPIHLCFFLLILFMLIGFSWYMNYEPVLEGMFDQVKLVLMVSPLLLLLVVHWLSNDESRRLSYFIPLPEKDSLHRAGGTPWGVGFLLVFLFFMISYQSSFQERWFPLLSR; encoded by the coding sequence ATGGCAAATGGTAATTATTCATCGCCATATTCCCAGCCTCCTTTGCCGATACACCTTTGCTTCTtccttctgatacttttcatgcTCATAGGCTTCTCGTGGTACATGAACTACGAGCCAGTTCTAGAGGGCATGTTCGATCAAGTGAAGCTGGTTCTGATGGTGTCCCCACTGCTACTTTTGCTGGTCGTTCACTGGCTTTCTAATGATGAAAGCAGAAGGCTTTCCTACTTTATTCCTTTGCCAGAGAAAGACTCTCTTCACAGGGCTGGAGGAACTCCTTGGGGAGTTGGGTTTCTGCTTGTTTTTCTCTTCTTCATGATTTCTTACCAATCTTCTTTCCAAGAACGCTGGTTTCCTCTTTTAAGCAGATAG